One genomic window of Acidobacteriota bacterium includes the following:
- a CDS encoding HEAT repeat domain-containing protein — protein sequence MAAVPASAQPAGPLAPPTYEQKLAWMLRLEDQRILRDPPPPAPAAPAPPPRATGRKAGRTIAASPVVVASPDLVRLLGDGEGRVRRRAALAIGRVGLVEGVAPLAKILASDAEPEVRQMAAFALGLIGQRAAIEPLRTALGDPSPLVQGRAAEALGLVGDAASAPAVAAMAARQLAASSVATLDPDDLTDPQLPGVDAFRLGIYALARLKAYDALASVVLDAAGQPRARWWPVAYALSRTDDKRFVPALMTWLGGSGSLTRAFAARGLQTIKDGRAVAALALRAQGWQQDPRAAVAAIRALGQLGAPESATVIRGLLQTPLLDPNLRLETVAALGALGGGGSIDRLIELAADPWPSMRAAALRAMRQVDPDTFLMVLSSLDADPHWSVRAALASIVATLDPAVAVPRLTVMLGDRDARVIPAVVEALARLHPPDLGPTLLRLLKHEDVMVRAAAATAIGEMKLQGGDAALAEAYRAGLGDGMYQARTAALGALTKYGSGAVMPVLKQALGDRDWAVRVRALALARDLDPASDLSAAIRPAPGPSTDYYASPSLVSPPVSPHVFLETDKGTIEIELAVLDAPLTAANFLALARSGAFSGVAIHRVVANFVVQDGDPRGDGEGSPGYTIRDELNERPFLRGTVGMALDWADTGGSQFFITHSPQPHLDGRYTVFGHVVAGMECVDRLQQWDVIRRVKTWDGIELTVK from the coding sequence ATGGCCGCGGTCCCCGCGTCCGCGCAGCCGGCCGGGCCGTTGGCACCACCGACGTACGAACAGAAACTCGCGTGGATGCTGAGGCTCGAAGATCAGCGGATCCTGCGCGATCCGCCGCCGCCCGCTCCGGCTGCCCCGGCACCGCCCCCCCGCGCGACCGGCCGCAAGGCTGGCCGCACAATCGCTGCGTCCCCGGTGGTTGTCGCGTCGCCAGACCTGGTGCGGTTGCTCGGCGACGGTGAGGGACGGGTGCGACGGCGCGCCGCGCTCGCGATCGGCCGCGTCGGACTCGTGGAAGGCGTCGCGCCGCTCGCGAAGATTCTGGCCTCCGATGCGGAGCCAGAGGTCAGGCAGATGGCGGCGTTTGCGCTCGGCCTGATCGGGCAGCGCGCCGCGATCGAACCCCTCCGGACGGCGCTGGGCGACCCGTCGCCGCTGGTGCAGGGTCGCGCCGCTGAGGCGCTGGGCCTCGTCGGAGATGCCGCGTCCGCGCCGGCCGTTGCCGCCATGGCGGCCCGGCAGTTGGCGGCCAGTTCGGTGGCGACGCTCGATCCGGACGACCTGACTGACCCGCAGTTACCGGGCGTCGACGCGTTTCGGTTGGGCATTTACGCACTGGCGAGGCTGAAGGCTTACGACGCCCTCGCGTCGGTCGTGCTGGATGCGGCAGGACAGCCTCGGGCGCGGTGGTGGCCGGTCGCGTACGCGTTGTCGCGCACCGACGACAAGCGATTCGTGCCCGCGCTGATGACGTGGCTCGGCGGCAGCGGCAGTCTGACCCGCGCGTTCGCCGCGCGAGGCTTGCAGACCATTAAGGACGGCCGGGCCGTAGCCGCGCTCGCCTTGCGGGCCCAGGGCTGGCAGCAGGATCCTCGAGCCGCCGTGGCGGCGATCCGGGCGCTCGGGCAGTTGGGCGCGCCGGAAAGCGCAACCGTCATTCGAGGGCTGCTGCAGACACCCCTCCTCGACCCCAACCTCCGGCTCGAGACCGTTGCGGCGCTGGGTGCGCTTGGCGGTGGCGGCTCGATCGATCGTCTGATCGAGCTGGCCGCAGATCCCTGGCCCTCGATGCGCGCGGCGGCCTTGCGTGCGATGCGGCAGGTCGATCCGGACACGTTCCTCATGGTGCTCTCGAGTCTCGACGCCGACCCGCACTGGAGCGTCCGCGCCGCTCTCGCGTCGATCGTCGCGACGCTGGATCCCGCGGTCGCTGTGCCGCGTCTGACCGTGATGCTCGGGGATCGGGACGCGCGCGTGATCCCTGCGGTCGTCGAGGCGCTCGCCAGGTTGCATCCACCCGATCTCGGACCGACCCTGCTTCGCCTGCTGAAGCACGAGGATGTGATGGTCCGGGCGGCTGCGGCCACCGCCATCGGGGAGATGAAGCTTCAGGGCGGGGACGCGGCCCTGGCCGAGGCGTACCGCGCCGGCCTGGGCGACGGCATGTACCAGGCGAGAACGGCGGCACTCGGCGCGCTCACCAAGTACGGATCCGGCGCCGTCATGCCGGTGTTGAAGCAAGCGCTCGGCGACCGCGACTGGGCCGTGCGCGTGAGGGCGCTCGCCCTCGCGCGCGATCTCGATCCGGCCTCCGACCTCAGCGCGGCCATCCGCCCGGCTCCGGGGCCGTCGACCGATTACTACGCATCGCCGTCGCTCGTGTCGCCGCCCGTGTCGCCTCACGTGTTTCTCGAGACCGACAAGGGCACGATCGAAATCGAACTGGCTGTGCTGGATGCCCCGCTGACGGCGGCGAACTTCCTCGCCCTGGCGCGCAGTGGCGCCTTTTCAGGTGTGGCCATTCATCGCGTGGTCGCGAACTTCGTCGTGCAGGACGGCGACCCGCGCGGCGACGGCGAGGGAAGCCCGGGCTACACGATTCGTGACGAATTGAACGAGCGCCCGTTCCTGCGCGGCACGGTGGGCATGGCGCTCGACTGGGCGGATACCGGTGGCAGCCAGTTCTTCATCACGCACTCTCCGCAGCCGCACCTGGATGGGCGCTACACCGTGTTTGGTCACGTCGTTGCCGGCATGGAGTGCGTGGATCGGCTGCAGCAGTGGGACGTCATCCGCCGCGTGAAGACGTGGGACGGGATCGAACTGACAGTGAAATGA
- the menC gene encoding o-succinylbenzoate synthase codes for MKIEHIELRLVRLPLVRFFETSFGRVYDRTFLVTRLDGEGAFGYGECVADDNPYYSAETTETAWQIIGEFLVPLVLGVPFAHPREVFASMHRVRGHQMAKAAIEMASWDLFARQQGVPLREVLGGTRTEIAAGVSIGIQDSLEQLAERVAAELADGYRRIKIKVKPGWDVEVVAMIRDRFGPIPLMVDANAAYCLEDAGHLARLDQYNLMMIEQPLDYDDIADHAALQRHLTTAICLDESIHSVRAGRDALDAEACRIINIKPGRVGGHAESIRLHDLCAARHVPVWHGGMLEAGIGRAHNLHLSTLPNFSLPGDVAASRRYYQPDLIEPGIEVRPDGMIQVPDGPGTGVHVVDDRLEQATLRRVEFRL; via the coding sequence GTGAAAATCGAACACATTGAACTGCGACTGGTACGGCTGCCGCTGGTACGTTTCTTCGAAACCAGCTTCGGCCGGGTCTACGACCGGACGTTCCTCGTCACGAGACTCGATGGCGAAGGGGCGTTCGGATACGGCGAGTGCGTGGCTGACGACAACCCGTACTACAGCGCCGAAACGACCGAGACCGCGTGGCAGATCATCGGCGAGTTCCTCGTGCCGCTGGTCCTGGGCGTCCCCTTTGCGCATCCGCGGGAAGTCTTCGCGTCGATGCACCGCGTGCGGGGCCATCAGATGGCCAAGGCCGCCATCGAAATGGCTTCGTGGGATCTGTTTGCACGCCAGCAGGGGGTGCCGCTGAGAGAGGTGCTCGGAGGCACTCGAACCGAGATTGCCGCCGGCGTCTCGATCGGCATCCAGGATTCGCTCGAACAGCTGGCCGAGCGCGTGGCTGCCGAACTGGCCGACGGCTACCGCCGGATCAAGATCAAGGTGAAACCGGGGTGGGATGTGGAAGTTGTGGCGATGATCCGCGATCGCTTCGGCCCGATCCCGCTGATGGTGGACGCCAACGCCGCCTATTGTCTCGAAGACGCCGGCCACCTGGCCAGGTTGGATCAGTACAACCTGATGATGATCGAACAGCCCCTCGACTATGACGACATCGCGGATCACGCCGCGCTCCAGCGGCACCTGACCACCGCGATTTGTCTGGACGAATCGATCCACTCGGTCCGCGCCGGGCGCGACGCACTCGATGCCGAGGCCTGCCGCATCATCAACATCAAGCCGGGACGCGTCGGCGGACACGCCGAGTCGATCCGGCTCCACGACCTGTGTGCGGCGAGACACGTGCCGGTCTGGCACGGCGGGATGCTCGAGGCCGGCATCGGGCGCGCCCACAACCTTCATCTGTCGACCTTGCCGAACTTCTCGCTGCCGGGAGACGTGGCGGCCAGCCGGCGGTACTACCAGCCCGATTTGATCGAGCCCGGAATCGAAGTGCGACCTGACGGGATGATCCAGGTGCCCGATGGTCCCGGGACTGGCGTCCACGTCGTCGATGACCGGCTCGAACAGGCCACGCTGCGCCGGGTGGAGTTCAGGTTGTGA
- a CDS encoding deoxynucleoside kinase has protein sequence MDYRYLAIEGPIGVGKSALAERLAARVDATAILEDTENPFLGDFYQDRPGAAFQTQLFFLLNRHRQLSGLRQAELFSQVTICDYLFERDRIYAYLALNDNELFIYQRLYELLARDIPRPDLVVYLQAPTDVLTRRLKERSRDPEQQTFRPDPDYVKGLNEAYQHFFFHYTTTPLLVVETSQIDFGRSDEAVDDLVRQIKTLGRGTQYYVPRTS, from the coding sequence TTGGACTACCGTTACCTGGCCATTGAGGGCCCCATCGGCGTCGGCAAGTCGGCGCTGGCCGAACGGCTGGCGGCACGCGTGGACGCCACGGCGATCCTCGAAGACACCGAGAATCCGTTTCTCGGGGACTTCTACCAGGACCGGCCGGGCGCTGCGTTCCAGACGCAGCTGTTCTTCCTGCTGAACCGTCACCGGCAGCTGTCCGGGCTGCGTCAGGCTGAGCTGTTCAGCCAAGTCACTATCTGCGACTACCTGTTCGAGCGGGACCGCATCTACGCGTACCTGGCCCTGAACGACAACGAGCTGTTCATTTACCAGCGGCTCTACGAACTGCTGGCGCGCGACATCCCACGCCCGGATCTGGTGGTCTACCTGCAGGCACCGACCGACGTGTTGACCAGGCGCCTCAAGGAGCGTAGCCGCGACCCCGAGCAGCAGACCTTCCGGCCCGATCCGGACTACGTGAAGGGGTTGAACGAAGCCTATCAGCACTTCTTCTTCCACTACACGACGACACCCCTGCTGGTTGTGGAGACGTCGCAGATCGACTTCGGCCGGAGCGACGAAGCGGTCGACGACCTGGTCCGGCAGATCAAGACACTCGGCCGCGGCACGCAGTACTACGTGCCACGGACGTCTTGA
- the accD gene encoding acetyl-CoA carboxylase, carboxyltransferase subunit beta: MPWFKKDKKSPIAATKDTTVRVPEGLWVKCPSCSQVIYNKDLQTNLHVCGKCGHHFRLTAAERLRSLFDGEWEEYDSDLMSTDPLVFTDTKPYRERLLSSMKATGRRDAVVTARGLLDGIPVHIAAMEYGFIGGSMGVVVGEKITRAIERALAERSAVIIVSCSGGARMMEGALSLMQMAKVSAALARLDRAGLPYISVLTDPTTGGVTASFAMLGDLNIAEPKALIGFAGPRVIEQTIRQKLPEGFQRSEFLIEHGMLDVVVDRRELKATIARALRFMRAGEKKPV; encoded by the coding sequence ATGCCCTGGTTCAAGAAGGACAAGAAGTCGCCGATCGCCGCCACGAAGGACACGACGGTCCGCGTCCCGGAAGGCCTGTGGGTCAAGTGTCCGTCGTGCAGCCAGGTCATCTATAACAAGGATCTGCAGACCAACCTGCACGTCTGCGGCAAGTGCGGGCATCATTTTCGCCTGACGGCGGCCGAGCGGCTGCGGTCGCTGTTCGACGGGGAGTGGGAGGAGTACGACTCCGACTTGATGTCGACCGACCCGCTGGTGTTCACCGACACGAAGCCCTATCGCGAGAGGCTGTTGTCCTCGATGAAGGCCACGGGGCGGCGAGACGCGGTCGTGACGGCACGGGGCCTGCTCGACGGGATTCCCGTCCACATTGCGGCGATGGAGTACGGGTTCATCGGCGGCAGCATGGGCGTGGTCGTCGGCGAGAAGATCACGCGCGCAATCGAGCGCGCTCTGGCCGAGCGCTCGGCCGTCATCATCGTCTCCTGCTCGGGCGGCGCGCGCATGATGGAGGGCGCGCTGTCCCTGATGCAGATGGCCAAGGTTTCCGCGGCGCTCGCGCGCCTCGACCGCGCCGGGCTGCCGTACATCTCGGTGCTCACCGATCCAACCACCGGGGGCGTCACGGCGAGCTTCGCGATGCTGGGGGACCTGAATATCGCCGAGCCCAAAGCGCTCATCGGTTTCGCGGGGCCGCGCGTGATTGAACAGACGATCCGCCAGAAACTGCCCGAAGGGTTTCAGCGCAGCGAATTCCTCATCGAACACGGCATGCTCGACGTCGTCGTGGATCGGCGCGAACTCAAGGCCACCATTGCCCGGGCGCTGCGGTTCATGAGGGCGGGTGAGAAGAAGCCGGTGTGA
- a CDS encoding bifunctional folylpolyglutamate synthase/dihydrofolate synthase gives MNLEYLFGLEFHGHKFGLDNITALTEALGRPQAAYRTVCVAGTNGKGSASAMVARALTAAGHRTGLYTSPHLVSLGERFVVDGEMVTDAEVAASLDEVRAAVDRLLEQGGLPAQPTFFEVATSMALILFRRRSVDIAVLEVGLGGRLDATTVATPVAGAITTIDLDHQALLGDTIRAIAAEKAGIIKPGMAVVCGERKREAIEVIDEVCRRQGASLVKAWEGVDVSASSASGLTTVRLRTPERSYGPCTLALRGTHQVANAVVAVRLLEALDAAGIPVPPRAVVDGLTKVRWRGRLELVSFEDGRQVLLDAAHNPAGAECLGAYLRDAYPEGLPLVFGAMRDKDITGMLRALLPRATRIILTSPPSPRAAPPGDLGALVSRLAPELPVEIEPDPSKAIACAFQFARVICVAGSIYLLGAIVPTLPRSSRTD, from the coding sequence GTGAATCTTGAATATCTCTTCGGCCTCGAGTTTCACGGTCACAAGTTCGGCCTCGACAACATCACAGCTCTGACCGAGGCTCTGGGACGGCCCCAGGCCGCTTACCGCACCGTCTGTGTCGCGGGCACCAACGGCAAAGGGTCGGCCTCGGCCATGGTCGCCCGGGCACTCACGGCGGCAGGACATCGAACGGGCCTGTATACGTCTCCGCACCTGGTCTCGCTCGGCGAGCGGTTCGTCGTCGACGGCGAGATGGTGACCGACGCCGAGGTGGCTGCCTCGCTCGATGAGGTGCGCGCCGCCGTCGATCGCCTGCTCGAACAGGGCGGCCTGCCCGCCCAGCCCACGTTCTTCGAAGTCGCCACCTCGATGGCCCTGATCCTGTTCCGCCGGCGTTCGGTCGACATCGCCGTGCTGGAGGTCGGCCTCGGCGGACGCCTCGATGCCACGACCGTGGCGACGCCGGTGGCCGGCGCGATTACCACGATCGATCTCGATCATCAGGCGCTGCTTGGCGATACGATTCGAGCCATTGCCGCCGAGAAGGCGGGCATCATCAAGCCAGGCATGGCCGTCGTGTGCGGCGAACGCAAGCGGGAGGCAATCGAGGTCATCGATGAGGTCTGCCGGCGTCAGGGGGCGTCGCTCGTCAAGGCATGGGAAGGGGTGGACGTGTCTGCCTCATCTGCGTCCGGATTGACGACGGTACGCCTGAGAACGCCGGAGCGATCATACGGTCCGTGCACGCTGGCCCTGCGCGGCACTCATCAAGTCGCCAACGCGGTGGTGGCCGTGCGGCTCCTCGAGGCGCTGGATGCGGCCGGTATCCCGGTGCCGCCGCGCGCGGTCGTCGATGGCCTCACGAAGGTCCGGTGGCGCGGCCGGCTCGAACTGGTATCGTTCGAAGACGGGCGCCAGGTGCTGCTCGACGCCGCACACAATCCGGCCGGGGCCGAATGCCTCGGCGCCTACCTCCGGGACGCCTATCCCGAGGGCCTGCCGCTGGTATTCGGTGCGATGCGGGACAAGGACATCACAGGCATGCTGCGCGCGCTGCTCCCCCGCGCGACGCGGATCATCCTGACGTCCCCGCCATCGCCGCGCGCCGCGCCTCCAGGCGACCTCGGCGCGCTGGTCTCGCGCCTTGCGCCCGAACTGCCTGTCGAGATCGAACCCGATCCGTCCAAGGCGATCGCCTGCGCGTTCCAGTTCGCGCGGGTCATCTGCGTGGCCGGTTCGATCTACCTGCTGGGGGCGATCGTGCCCACGCTTCCACGGTCGTCACGGACGGACTGA
- a CDS encoding MBL fold metallo-hydrolase, whose amino-acid sequence MLALQNTISGFSRAMYSNWLWHRPLQLLIDAGEGLQLALGQRVWAPDIVAITHGHADHLLGLPGFIASRRFSKGAQDKPLTILYPEGSAAVETIHDLAGRLWPHEQFPVTWIGMKAGDEHRCGRTLVLQSFASRHGMSELTLGYRVLDLRRHLRAEFAGLPESDVRERVRTMGREAVMEEYRHVVFAHTGDSMPIPADLVAKADLLVHDATFLDGDDRKWDIHATVGEALAVGRAAGVGCLLLYHLSIRYERNEAVRRLRALVAESGFSGDCWLLDDGRLISLR is encoded by the coding sequence GTGCTGGCACTCCAGAACACGATCTCCGGCTTCTCTCGAGCCATGTACAGCAACTGGCTGTGGCACCGGCCGCTTCAGTTGCTGATTGACGCGGGCGAAGGACTGCAACTGGCCCTCGGCCAGCGGGTGTGGGCACCGGACATCGTCGCGATCACGCACGGCCACGCGGACCACCTGCTGGGCCTTCCTGGGTTCATCGCCTCGCGTCGCTTCAGCAAGGGTGCGCAGGACAAGCCTCTTACGATTCTGTATCCCGAGGGCTCGGCGGCAGTCGAGACTATCCACGACCTGGCGGGCCGCCTCTGGCCGCACGAGCAGTTCCCGGTGACGTGGATCGGTATGAAGGCCGGCGACGAGCATCGGTGCGGCCGAACGCTCGTGCTGCAGTCGTTCGCGTCCCGTCACGGCATGTCCGAGCTGACGCTGGGATATCGCGTCCTCGACCTGCGCCGGCATCTCAGGGCCGAGTTCGCGGGACTGCCCGAATCCGACGTGCGCGAGCGAGTCCGCACGATGGGCCGCGAGGCCGTCATGGAGGAGTACCGCCACGTGGTCTTTGCGCACACTGGCGACAGCATGCCGATTCCAGCCGACCTGGTGGCCAAGGCCGATCTGCTCGTCCACGACGCGACGTTTCTCGACGGAGACGATCGCAAGTGGGACATCCACGCCACGGTCGGCGAAGCGCTCGCTGTCGGGCGGGCGGCCGGCGTCGGCTGCCTGCTCCTGTACCATTTATCAATCCGCTACGAGCGGAACGAAGCCGTTCGCCGGCTGCGTGCGCTGGTCGCGGAGTCAGGCTTCTCCGGGGATTGCTGGCTGCTCGACGATGGGCGGCTGATTAGTCTTCGATAG
- a CDS encoding pitrilysin family protein: MLTTSRRIAGLGLLALACLAAAQRPPARDAGAATDTIKIPFETYTLADGLTVILSVDHTTPTVAVNVWYHVGSKNEVPGRTGFAHLFEHVMFTGSGHVPYGLHDRLTEGVGGNNNGTTSNDRTTYFETVPSNYLESALWIEADRMGFLLDTLDLAKLNAQRDIVKNERRQGVDNQPYGLASEILSHATYPESHPYSWDVIGSMADLSAASEEDVKNFFRLYYAPNNAFLAITGDFEPARAKAWVAKYFTDIHRGKPVTRPAVNPVRLAGEQHLVYEDKVQVPRLYIQWPTVGERSDDQFALDVMGAILSGPRTARLTKALVYDRQAAASVGAYQNSNEDVGEFAVIITPRPGNSLTDIEAQVDAIIAAFKKDGPTADEIKRAAAGLELSYLRGLESNLGKAMTLCDGAGFHGDAGYFKAQYRKYLTVTGADVTRVANTYLTAGRVVLSIVPVGKADEASKPGQSRKVTADNLPRAEVQR, encoded by the coding sequence GTGCTCACTACCAGTCGGCGGATCGCCGGACTTGGCCTGCTGGCTCTGGCCTGTCTCGCGGCGGCGCAACGCCCGCCCGCCCGAGACGCCGGCGCCGCCACAGACACCATCAAGATCCCGTTTGAAACCTACACGCTCGCCGATGGATTGACCGTCATTCTGTCGGTCGACCATACGACACCGACCGTCGCGGTCAATGTCTGGTATCACGTCGGATCGAAGAACGAGGTGCCCGGGCGCACGGGATTCGCGCACCTGTTCGAGCACGTGATGTTCACCGGCTCCGGCCATGTGCCGTACGGGCTGCACGACAGGCTGACCGAAGGCGTCGGCGGCAACAACAACGGGACCACCTCGAACGATCGCACGACGTACTTCGAGACGGTTCCCTCCAACTACCTGGAATCGGCGCTGTGGATCGAAGCCGACCGCATGGGCTTCCTTCTCGACACGCTCGATCTCGCCAAATTGAATGCACAGCGCGACATCGTCAAGAACGAGCGCCGCCAGGGCGTGGACAATCAACCCTACGGGCTGGCGTCCGAGATCCTGTCGCACGCGACGTACCCGGAATCGCACCCGTATTCGTGGGATGTCATCGGCAGCATGGCTGATCTGTCTGCGGCGTCCGAAGAGGACGTCAAAAACTTCTTCCGCCTCTACTACGCGCCCAACAATGCGTTTCTGGCGATTACCGGCGATTTTGAGCCGGCGCGGGCGAAGGCGTGGGTTGCGAAGTACTTTACGGACATCCACAGAGGCAAGCCCGTCACGCGGCCCGCGGTGAACCCGGTGCGGCTCGCCGGCGAGCAGCACCTGGTGTACGAGGACAAGGTGCAGGTCCCGCGCCTGTACATCCAGTGGCCGACGGTTGGCGAGAGGAGCGACGACCAGTTTGCGCTCGATGTGATGGGAGCCATCCTGTCGGGCCCCCGCACGGCCCGATTGACCAAGGCGCTCGTGTACGACAGGCAGGCGGCGGCATCGGTCGGTGCGTACCAGAACTCGAACGAGGATGTCGGCGAGTTCGCGGTGATCATCACGCCGCGTCCGGGGAACTCTCTTACCGATATCGAGGCGCAGGTGGACGCCATCATCGCCGCGTTCAAGAAGGACGGCCCCACTGCTGACGAGATCAAGCGCGCGGCGGCGGGCCTCGAGTTGTCTTACCTGCGCGGGCTCGAATCGAATCTCGGCAAGGCCATGACGCTCTGCGACGGCGCGGGCTTCCACGGGGATGCCGGGTACTTCAAGGCGCAGTACAGGAAGTACCTGACCGTGACAGGCGCCGACGTGACGCGGGTGGCCAACACGTACCTGACTGCCGGCCGTGTCGTGTTGAGCATCGTGCCAGTCGGCAAGGCCGACGAGGCCTCGAAGCCTGGTCAGAGCAGGAAGGTCACGGCCGACAATCTGCCTCGCGCGGAGGTGCAGCGATGA
- a CDS encoding pitrilysin family protein → MKTLLARFTRSSIAIAALVMLSNGMAPVGAQQTGLKPPPARPAATTPTQAAPVLDRTKIPPAGRTPVLRVPTWTRSALANGAELIVSERHGLPLVSFSLTILGGSAQDEAPNRRGLAGLTAAMLSEGTKTRDGEALSNALQMLGTTVAVGIGAESGSMSFVSTSGKFGATLDILADMLLNSTFPADALERLRAQRLVSLTQARSQPGSIARNVFPMTIYGHAHPFGAVATEATLKAITRDDVVALHKAYFQPGRAVIIVTGDVAAATVRTTVEKALAAWPAGGSRPAFAYPSLPKPAATAIYLVDKPGAAQSTFAIGLPGPARHTKDYYALQVMNTMLGGLFQSRLNANIREEKGLSYGVGSSFGFGHGPGAFRAGGDIISAKSDVALIEFMKELRGIGGARPVTDEELKTAKDALVQSLPEEFASISGINGSIRELAVDGLPDTYYHQFGAAVGAVTAADVVRVARQYIDLDHLAIVIVGDRATIEGPLKATGIAPIVNLDIDGNVVKMK, encoded by the coding sequence ATGAAGACGCTACTCGCCCGGTTCACACGCAGCTCAATCGCCATCGCCGCGCTGGTCATGCTGTCCAACGGGATGGCGCCGGTCGGCGCGCAGCAGACGGGACTCAAGCCCCCGCCAGCGCGGCCTGCCGCGACGACACCAACGCAGGCGGCGCCCGTCCTGGATCGCACGAAGATCCCGCCAGCCGGCCGGACGCCCGTGCTGCGCGTGCCGACGTGGACCAGGTCGGCGCTGGCCAACGGCGCGGAACTGATCGTGTCGGAGCGACACGGCCTGCCGCTCGTGTCGTTCTCGCTGACGATTCTCGGCGGCTCGGCGCAGGACGAAGCGCCGAACCGGCGCGGCCTCGCGGGCCTGACCGCCGCGATGCTCAGCGAAGGCACGAAGACGCGCGACGGCGAGGCGCTGTCGAACGCTCTGCAGATGCTCGGCACGACGGTCGCAGTCGGGATCGGCGCAGAATCGGGATCGATGAGTTTTGTCTCGACGAGCGGGAAGTTCGGCGCCACGCTCGACATCCTCGCCGACATGCTGCTCAACTCCACCTTCCCCGCCGACGCGCTCGAGCGGCTCCGCGCCCAGCGACTGGTCAGCCTGACACAGGCGCGGTCGCAGCCCGGGTCCATCGCCAGAAACGTGTTTCCGATGACGATCTACGGACACGCGCATCCGTTCGGAGCGGTCGCCACCGAGGCCACCCTCAAGGCCATTACGCGAGACGATGTGGTCGCGCTGCACAAGGCGTACTTTCAGCCCGGCAGAGCGGTCATCATCGTGACGGGTGACGTGGCGGCGGCGACGGTCAGGACCACGGTCGAGAAGGCGCTCGCCGCGTGGCCGGCCGGCGGGTCGAGGCCCGCGTTCGCCTACCCATCGCTCCCGAAGCCGGCGGCAACCGCCATCTACCTCGTGGACAAGCCGGGAGCGGCCCAATCGACGTTTGCCATTGGCCTGCCCGGCCCCGCGCGCCACACGAAGGACTACTACGCGCTTCAAGTGATGAATACGATGCTGGGAGGGCTTTTCCAGTCGCGGCTCAACGCCAACATTCGCGAGGAGAAGGGCCTGAGCTACGGCGTCGGCTCATCGTTCGGCTTCGGCCATGGGCCAGGAGCGTTTCGTGCCGGGGGCGACATCATCTCGGCCAAGTCCGACGTGGCGTTGATTGAATTCATGAAGGAACTGCGGGGCATCGGCGGCGCCCGTCCCGTCACGGACGAGGAACTGAAGACTGCCAAGGACGCGCTGGTCCAGAGCCTTCCGGAGGAGTTCGCGTCCATCAGCGGCATCAATGGGTCGATTCGAGAACTGGCCGTCGATGGCCTGCCCGACACCTACTACCACCAGTTCGGCGCGGCGGTCGGCGCGGTGACTGCCGCCGACGTCGTGCGCGTCGCGAGACAGTACATCGATCTCGATCACCTCGCGATTGTGATCGTCGGGGACCGGGCTACCATCGAGGGCCCGCTCAAGGCGACCGGCATCGCTCCGATTGTCAACCTGGACATCGACGGCAATGTGGTGAAGATGAAGTAG
- a CDS encoding arsenite methyltransferase has protein sequence MSNIKDVVKEKYGQAALRVVSGNAGSCGCGCGPAPLGAVDPITANLYGGEQTRGLPADAVIASLGCGNPTLLAQLNPGEVVLDLGSGGGIDVLLSARRVGPTGKAYGLDMTDEMLALARTNQQKAGATNVEFLKGEIEQIPLPDHSVDVIISNCVINLSADKDKVLAEAFRVLKPGGRFAVSDVVVRGEIPAAIRRNVELWIGCLAGALDESDYLAKLGRAGFVDVSIEPTRVYRAADAREFLEGHGIDIDLIAPLVDERFYSGFIRGRKPGV, from the coding sequence ATGTCGAACATCAAGGACGTTGTGAAAGAAAAGTACGGCCAGGCGGCGCTGCGCGTCGTCAGCGGTAACGCCGGAAGTTGCGGCTGCGGATGCGGCCCGGCCCCGCTGGGAGCCGTCGATCCGATTACCGCCAACCTGTACGGCGGAGAACAGACCCGTGGGCTGCCGGCCGACGCTGTGATCGCCTCACTCGGATGCGGCAACCCGACGCTGCTCGCGCAGTTGAACCCGGGAGAGGTCGTGCTCGATCTCGGATCCGGCGGTGGCATCGACGTGCTGCTGTCGGCGAGACGCGTCGGGCCGACGGGCAAGGCCTACGGCCTGGACATGACCGATGAAATGCTCGCCCTGGCCCGCACCAATCAACAGAAGGCCGGCGCCACCAATGTGGAGTTTCTGAAAGGGGAGATTGAGCAGATCCCGCTGCCGGACCACTCGGTCGACGTGATCATCTCGAATTGCGTGATCAACCTGTCGGCCGACAAGGACAAGGTCCTCGCCGAGGCCTTCCGGGTGCTCAAGCCGGGCGGCCGCTTTGCGGTCTCTGATGTCGTGGTTCGGGGCGAGATCCCTGCCGCGATCCGCCGCAACGTGGAACTGTGGATTGGCTGCCTCGCGGGCGCGCTCGACGAGTCGGACTACCTGGCGAAACTGGGCCGGGCGGGCTTCGTTGATGTGTCGATCGAGCCCACCCGCGTCTACCGCGCAGCGGATGCGCGCGAGTTCCTCGAGGGCCACGGCATCGACATCGACCTAATCGCGCCGCTTGTCGACGAGCGCTTCTACAGCGGCTTCATCCGCGGCCGCAAGCCGGGCGTCTGA